The following are from one region of the Streptomyces tuirus genome:
- a CDS encoding GNAT family N-acetyltransferase encodes MTSTFPNISISTERLVLRPLDEDDVASLAAMMNDEQVAAWTSVPQPFTEDGARDWITEYAPTERTEGRGLDFAVTEFLTQRLVGVIQLSRTNWHVRSTELSYIIAPWARGEGYASEAALVTARWLFTDQKFERIELRTAADNTASQQVAQKIGCISEGVLRNACIARARAEDGTWTDVRTDFIVWSLLPEDLEGVGEQLRDGFTSFGDWN; translated from the coding sequence ATGACGAGCACCTTCCCCAACATCTCCATCAGCACGGAGCGGTTGGTGCTGCGTCCCCTCGACGAAGACGACGTCGCCTCCCTGGCCGCCATGATGAACGACGAACAGGTGGCGGCCTGGACCTCCGTCCCCCAGCCCTTCACCGAGGACGGCGCCCGCGACTGGATCACCGAGTACGCCCCCACCGAACGCACCGAGGGACGCGGACTCGACTTCGCGGTCACCGAGTTCCTCACCCAGCGCCTGGTCGGTGTCATCCAGCTCTCCAGGACCAACTGGCACGTACGCTCGACCGAACTGTCGTACATCATCGCCCCCTGGGCCCGCGGCGAGGGCTACGCCTCCGAGGCCGCCCTCGTCACCGCCCGGTGGCTCTTCACGGACCAGAAGTTCGAGCGCATCGAACTGCGCACGGCGGCCGACAACACCGCCTCCCAGCAGGTCGCCCAGAAGATCGGCTGCATCAGCGAGGGCGTACTGCGCAACGCCTGCATAGCCCGGGCCCGTGCCGAGGACGGCACATGGACCGACGTACGTACCGACTTCATCGTCTGGAGCCTGCTCCCCGAGGACCTGGAAGGCGTCGGCGAGCAGCTCCGCGACGGCTTCACGTCCTTCGGCGACTGGAACTGA
- a CDS encoding MetQ/NlpA family ABC transporter substrate-binding protein: MRNTAKITTAVLAAGALTLGLSACGADSSDTDGPLIVAASPVPHAEILTFVKDNLAKKEGLDLQVKEFTDYVTPNTATQDGSVGANYFQNKPYLDDFNKKNGTDIVPVVTVHLEPLGLYSHKVKKADDLKSGATVAIPNDTVNEARALKLLAANGLITLKAGVGNEATPSDITKNPKNLTFKELEAAQTPRSLDDVDAAVVNGNYAIESDLEPSKDALVLESPENNPYGNFLAVKKGNEDDPRVKKLAKLLTSPEVKKFIKDKYAGSVLASF; this comes from the coding sequence GTGCGTAACACCGCCAAGATCACCACCGCCGTTCTCGCCGCCGGAGCCCTCACCCTCGGGCTCAGCGCCTGCGGCGCGGACAGCTCCGACACCGACGGACCCCTGATCGTCGCCGCCAGCCCCGTCCCGCACGCCGAGATCCTCACCTTCGTCAAGGACAACCTGGCGAAGAAGGAGGGCCTCGACCTGCAGGTCAAGGAGTTCACCGACTACGTCACGCCGAACACGGCGACGCAGGACGGCTCCGTCGGCGCCAACTACTTCCAGAACAAGCCGTACCTCGACGACTTCAACAAGAAGAACGGCACCGACATCGTGCCCGTCGTCACGGTCCACCTGGAGCCGCTCGGCCTCTACTCCCACAAGGTCAAGAAGGCCGACGACCTGAAGAGCGGTGCGACCGTCGCCATCCCCAACGACACGGTCAACGAGGCACGCGCCCTCAAGCTCCTCGCCGCCAACGGGCTCATCACCCTCAAGGCCGGCGTCGGCAACGAGGCGACCCCCTCCGACATCACCAAGAACCCCAAGAACCTCACGTTCAAGGAGCTGGAGGCGGCCCAGACCCCGCGCTCCCTCGACGACGTGGACGCCGCCGTGGTCAACGGCAACTACGCCATCGAGTCCGACCTCGAGCCCTCCAAGGACGCCCTCGTCCTGGAGTCCCCGGAGAACAACCCCTACGGCAACTTCCTCGCCGTGAAGAAGGGGAACGAGGACGACCCGCGCGTGAAGAAGCTCGCCAAGCTCCTCACCTCGCCCGAGGTCAAGAAGTTCATCAAGGACAAGTACGCCGGCTCGGTGCTCGCCTCCTTCTGA
- a CDS encoding methionine ABC transporter permease, which translates to MTWSEMQPLLEQACWDTLYMVGWSTLIAVVGGLPLGVLLVLTDRGGLLQNLAANKIIGQVVNIARSLPFIILMVALMGFTRSITGTTIGVEAAIVPLAVGAIPFFARLVETAVREVDHGLVEAVQSMGGNTWTIVRKVLVPESLPSLISSTTTTIVALIGYSAMAGTVGAGGLGDIAIRYGYQRFETQLMWITVAILAVVISVIQFAGDYAARSLHRRGAHSGPAPKLRLLKAAS; encoded by the coding sequence GTGACCTGGTCCGAGATGCAGCCCCTGCTGGAGCAGGCGTGTTGGGACACCCTCTACATGGTCGGCTGGTCCACGCTCATCGCCGTCGTCGGCGGACTGCCGCTCGGCGTCCTGCTGGTCCTGACCGACCGCGGCGGCCTGCTCCAGAACCTCGCCGCCAACAAGATCATCGGGCAGGTCGTGAACATCGCCCGCTCGCTGCCGTTCATCATCCTGATGGTCGCGCTGATGGGCTTCACCCGCTCGATCACCGGCACGACCATCGGCGTCGAGGCGGCCATCGTGCCGCTCGCCGTCGGCGCCATCCCGTTCTTCGCGCGCCTGGTCGAGACGGCCGTCCGCGAAGTGGACCACGGGCTCGTCGAGGCCGTGCAGTCCATGGGCGGCAACACCTGGACCATCGTCCGCAAGGTGCTCGTCCCCGAGTCCCTGCCGTCGCTGATCTCCAGCACCACCACCACGATCGTCGCCCTCATCGGCTACTCCGCCATGGCGGGCACAGTCGGCGCCGGAGGCCTCGGAGACATCGCCATCCGCTACGGCTACCAGCGCTTCGAGACCCAGCTGATGTGGATCACCGTCGCGATCCTCGCCGTCGTCATCTCCGTCATCCAGTTCGCCGGCGACTACGCGGCCCGCTCCCTGCACCGCCGCGGCGCCCACTCCGGCCCCGCCCCCAAACTGCGGCTGCTCAAAGCCGCTTCCTGA
- a CDS encoding methionine ABC transporter ATP-binding protein has product MITTSGLTKVYRARGREVTALDGVDLHVREGEVYGVIGQSGAGKSSLIRCVNLLERPTSGTVTVAGQDLTALAGRGPRAGKELRRARSRIGMVFQHFNLLSSRTVQDNVELPLEILGKSGRERSRKALELLDLVGLADKASSYPAQLSGGQKQRVGIARALAGDPKVLLSDEATSALDPETTRSILALLRDLNRQLGLTVLLITHEMDVVKSVCDSAALMENGRIVESGTVSELLATPGSELASALFPLGGEASGEDRTVVDVTFQGESATQPVISQLARTYNIDISILGAAIDTVGGLQVGRMRIELPGRYEDNVVPIGFLREQGLQIDLPGHESELVKEGAK; this is encoded by the coding sequence GTGATCACCACCTCGGGCCTGACCAAGGTCTACCGTGCACGCGGCCGCGAGGTCACCGCCCTGGACGGCGTCGACCTGCACGTCCGCGAAGGCGAGGTGTACGGCGTCATCGGCCAGTCCGGCGCCGGCAAGTCCTCGCTCATCCGCTGCGTCAACCTGCTGGAGCGCCCCACCTCCGGCACCGTGACCGTCGCCGGGCAGGACCTCACCGCCCTGGCCGGCCGCGGCCCGCGCGCCGGGAAGGAACTGCGCCGGGCACGCAGCCGCATCGGCATGGTCTTCCAGCACTTCAACCTGCTGTCCTCCCGGACCGTCCAGGACAACGTCGAGCTGCCACTGGAGATCCTCGGGAAGTCAGGGCGGGAACGCTCCCGCAAGGCGCTGGAGCTGCTCGACCTGGTCGGCCTCGCCGACAAGGCCTCCTCCTACCCCGCGCAGCTCTCCGGCGGCCAGAAGCAGCGCGTCGGCATCGCCCGCGCCCTCGCCGGCGACCCCAAGGTGCTGCTCTCCGACGAGGCCACCAGCGCCCTCGACCCCGAGACCACCCGCTCGATCCTGGCGCTGCTGCGCGACCTCAACCGCCAGCTCGGCCTGACCGTCCTGCTCATCACCCACGAGATGGACGTCGTGAAGTCGGTCTGCGACTCGGCCGCGCTGATGGAGAACGGGCGCATCGTCGAGTCCGGCACGGTCAGCGAGCTCCTCGCGACTCCAGGCTCCGAACTCGCCTCGGCGCTGTTCCCGCTCGGCGGCGAGGCCTCCGGCGAGGACCGCACGGTCGTCGACGTCACCTTCCAGGGCGAGAGCGCCACCCAGCCCGTCATCTCGCAGCTCGCCCGCACCTACAACATCGACATATCGATCCTCGGCGCCGCCATCGACACCGTCGGCGGCCTCCAGGTCGGCCGGATGCGCATCGAACTGCCCGGCCGCTACGAGGACAACGTGGTGCCCATCGGCTTCCTGCGTGAGCAGGGCCTCCAGATCGACCTCCCGGGCCACGAGTCCGAACTGGTGAAGGAAGGTGCGAAGTGA
- a CDS encoding HAD-IA family hydrolase, whose amino-acid sequence MTIHAQALLFDNDGTLVSSLASVDRCWTRWAGEYGITAEEFAKVELHGRPAAEIAADLLPAELVPEAVARIEDLEVDDVPNDGVRLLPGTRAFLDVLPAERWAVVTSATRRLAEARLDAVGILPKTLVAADDITRGKPDPEPYLLAARALGVDPAHCVVFEDAPAGLAAGRAAGMTTVALTTTHQAHELRADLIVENLSALSALVTDQGVEISPRR is encoded by the coding sequence ATGACGATCCACGCCCAGGCCCTGCTCTTCGACAACGACGGAACCCTCGTCTCCTCCCTCGCCTCGGTGGACCGCTGCTGGACGCGGTGGGCCGGGGAGTACGGGATCACGGCCGAGGAGTTCGCGAAGGTCGAGCTGCACGGCCGGCCGGCCGCCGAGATAGCCGCCGACCTGCTGCCCGCCGAGCTCGTGCCCGAGGCCGTCGCGCGGATCGAGGACCTGGAGGTGGACGACGTACCGAACGACGGGGTGCGCCTGCTGCCGGGCACCCGGGCCTTCCTCGACGTGCTGCCCGCCGAGCGCTGGGCCGTGGTCACCTCCGCCACCCGGCGGCTGGCCGAGGCCCGGCTCGACGCCGTGGGCATCCTGCCCAAGACCCTCGTCGCCGCGGACGACATCACGCGCGGCAAGCCCGACCCCGAGCCCTACCTGCTCGCCGCCCGCGCGCTCGGCGTCGACCCCGCGCACTGCGTCGTGTTCGAGGACGCCCCCGCGGGCCTCGCGGCCGGACGCGCCGCCGGCATGACCACCGTGGCGTTGACCACAACCCACCAGGCCCACGAACTGCGCGCCGATCTCATCGTCGAGAACCTGTCGGCCCTGTCCGCACTGGTCACCGACCAGGGCGTGGAGATCTCCCCGCGCCGCTGA
- a CDS encoding GNAT family N-acetyltransferase: MGMSVTISAATEQDAEQIFRLQYLCFQSEAALYGNYRIDPLVQTLDSVREEVARDCVFVARLGEEVVGSVRGAATEDGAAAIGKLCVHPRLQGHGIGARLLRAAESALAGQHGATRFRLHTGHRSEGNLRLYRKVGYETVGTSQGADGVPMIVLEKPASTYAATA, from the coding sequence ATGGGCATGAGCGTGACCATCTCTGCGGCGACCGAGCAGGACGCGGAGCAGATCTTCAGACTGCAGTACCTGTGCTTCCAGTCGGAGGCGGCGCTGTACGGGAACTACCGCATCGACCCGCTCGTCCAAACCCTCGACTCGGTCCGCGAAGAGGTCGCGCGCGACTGTGTCTTCGTGGCCCGGCTCGGCGAGGAGGTCGTCGGCTCGGTCCGCGGCGCGGCCACCGAGGACGGCGCCGCCGCGATCGGCAAGCTCTGCGTCCACCCCCGCCTCCAGGGCCACGGCATCGGTGCCCGACTCCTGCGGGCAGCCGAATCCGCCCTCGCCGGCCAGCACGGCGCCACCCGCTTCCGCCTCCACACCGGTCACCGCAGCGAGGGCAACCTCCGCCTCTACCGCAAGGTCGGCTACGAGACGGTGGGCACGTCCCAGGGCGCCGACGGCGTACCGATGATCGTCCTCGAGAAGCCGGCGAGCACGTACGCGGCGACGGCGTGA
- a CDS encoding RNA polymerase sigma factor: MTHDLVTALRPLLTAEASAEAYSTGTEPGDLEQAVWLRLLERLDAEDPPTDPEQWLRRAVRSEARRTRRTSRLERPYAAEPVDAGECDPEQLALAAARGRALREAVRRLPGRCPRLMEALLSPEDLTYREIAGELGISQGSLGPERSRCLGCLRRLLSPEVAAR; this comes from the coding sequence ATGACGCACGACCTGGTCACCGCCCTGCGCCCGCTCCTCACCGCCGAGGCCTCCGCGGAGGCATATTCCACCGGGACCGAGCCGGGCGACCTGGAGCAGGCGGTCTGGCTCCGGCTCCTGGAGCGCCTCGACGCCGAGGATCCGCCGACCGACCCCGAGCAGTGGCTCCGCCGTGCCGTCCGCTCCGAGGCGCGCCGCACCCGCCGTACCAGCCGCCTCGAACGGCCGTACGCCGCCGAACCGGTCGACGCCGGGGAGTGCGATCCCGAACAGCTCGCCCTCGCCGCGGCCCGCGGCCGGGCCCTGCGCGAGGCCGTGCGCCGCCTCCCGGGCCGCTGTCCCCGGCTGATGGAGGCCCTGCTCTCGCCGGAGGACCTGACATACCGGGAAATCGCAGGGGAGTTGGGTATCTCACAGGGGAGTCTTGGCCCGGAACGTTCCAGATGCCTGGGATGTCTCCGGAGATTGCTCTCACCGGAGGTTGCGGCCCGCTGA
- a CDS encoding glycerophosphodiester phosphodiesterase, producing the protein MGTQESNEETSRTGRRALLGAAVLGAGGAVLGMGGTARADAARHGGGVRSLPKPTIIGHRGASGYRPEHTFGSYQLALDLGADIVEAGDLVPTKDGHLVCRHEPEIGGTTDVADHPEFAGRKKTTLLDGVSTTGWFTEDFTLAELKTLRAVERIPANRPHNTLYNGRWEIPTFEEVLRWQDEQTRERGKQVWIYPELKHPTYFRKLGLPLEERVAKLLHKHRKDRRTSPVILQSFEPTSVQRLHKLVDNPLVVLLSSANSRPWDFVETGDPRTVADLVKPAGLREIASYAQGIGPTLDLVIPRDAQGNLTRPTTLVSDAHKVGLILHPYTMRNENPFLPANFRRGTDADAYGDVFGAYKAYFATGIDGVFTDQPDTGLLARQDFNG; encoded by the coding sequence ATGGGAACGCAGGAGTCGAACGAAGAAACGAGCCGTACCGGACGGCGGGCCCTGCTCGGCGCGGCGGTGCTCGGCGCCGGGGGAGCGGTCCTCGGCATGGGCGGCACGGCGCGTGCCGACGCCGCCCGGCACGGGGGCGGCGTGCGGAGCCTGCCCAAGCCGACGATCATCGGCCACCGCGGCGCCAGCGGCTACCGCCCGGAGCACACCTTCGGCTCGTACCAGCTGGCCCTCGACCTGGGCGCCGACATCGTCGAGGCGGGCGACCTGGTCCCGACGAAGGACGGTCACCTGGTCTGCCGCCACGAGCCGGAGATCGGCGGCACCACGGACGTCGCCGACCACCCCGAGTTCGCCGGCCGCAAGAAGACCACACTGCTCGACGGGGTCTCCACCACCGGCTGGTTCACCGAGGACTTCACCCTCGCCGAGCTGAAGACGCTGCGAGCGGTCGAGCGCATCCCGGCCAACCGCCCGCACAACACCCTCTACAACGGCCGCTGGGAGATCCCCACCTTCGAAGAGGTCCTCAGGTGGCAGGACGAGCAGACCCGCGAGCGGGGCAAGCAGGTGTGGATCTACCCTGAGCTCAAGCACCCCACCTACTTCCGCAAGCTGGGTCTCCCGCTCGAGGAGCGTGTCGCCAAGCTGCTGCACAAGCACCGCAAGGACCGGCGCACCTCCCCGGTCATCCTCCAGTCCTTCGAGCCGACCAGCGTCCAGCGCCTGCACAAGCTCGTCGACAATCCGCTGGTCGTCCTGCTGTCCTCGGCGAACTCCCGCCCCTGGGACTTCGTCGAGACCGGCGACCCGCGCACGGTCGCCGATCTGGTCAAGCCGGCCGGCCTCAGGGAGATCGCCTCCTACGCGCAGGGCATCGGCCCGACCCTGGACCTGGTCATTCCGCGCGACGCGCAGGGCAACCTGACCCGGCCGACGACCCTCGTCTCCGACGCGCACAAGGTGGGCCTGATCCTGCACCCCTACACCATGCGCAACGAGAACCCGTTCCTGCCCGCGAACTTCCGCAGGGGCACGGACGCGGACGCCTACGGTGACGTCTTCGGCGCGTACAAGGCGTACTTCGCGACCGGCATCGACGGCGTCTTCACCGACCAGCCCGACACGGGTCTGCTGGCCCGCCAGGACTTCAACGGCTGA
- a CDS encoding lysophospholipid acyltransferase family protein, with amino-acid sequence MSRFAFIKAVLGPAMRLMFRPQVEGAEHVPGDGPVILAGNHLTFIDSMILPLVCDRQVVFIGKDEYVTGKGLKGRLMAWFFTGVGMIPVDRDGGRGGVAALMTGRRVLEEGRMFGIYPEGTRSPDGRLYRGRTGIARLTLMTGAPVVPFAMIGTDKLQPGGAGLPRPGKVTVRFGEAMEFSRYEGMDRDRYVLRAVTDSVMAEVMRLSGQEYVDMYASKAKEAA; translated from the coding sequence TTGTCCCGCTTCGCGTTCATCAAGGCAGTGCTCGGCCCGGCCATGCGCCTGATGTTCCGCCCACAGGTGGAGGGTGCGGAGCACGTTCCCGGCGATGGCCCGGTCATCCTGGCCGGCAACCACCTGACGTTCATCGACTCGATGATCCTGCCGCTGGTCTGCGACCGTCAGGTCGTCTTCATCGGCAAGGACGAGTACGTGACCGGCAAGGGCCTCAAGGGCAGGCTGATGGCGTGGTTCTTCACCGGCGTCGGCATGATCCCGGTGGACCGCGACGGTGGCCGGGGTGGTGTCGCCGCGCTGATGACCGGGCGTCGGGTGCTGGAGGAAGGCCGGATGTTCGGCATCTACCCGGAGGGGACGCGGTCGCCCGACGGGCGGCTGTACCGGGGGCGGACGGGTATCGCCCGGCTGACCCTGATGACGGGTGCGCCTGTGGTGCCGTTCGCGATGATCGGCACGGACAAGCTGCAGCCGGGTGGGGCGGGGTTGCCGCGGCCGGGGAAGGTCACCGTGCGGTTCGGTGAGGCGATGGAGTTCTCCCGGTACGAGGGGATGGACCGGGACCGGTATGTGCTGCGGGCCGTGACCGACTCGGTGATGGCCGAGGTCATGCGGTTGTCCGGGCAGGAGTATGTGGACATGTACGCGAGCAAGGCGAAGGAAGCGGCGTAG
- a CDS encoding MFS transporter has protein sequence MTSTLQPAMTTEAVKRPGRWLALGVLVLAVLLVAVDATVLGLATPYISEDLKPSGTQLLWIGDVYSFVIAGLLVSMGSLGDRIGRKRILLIGATAFGAISVFNAYATTPEMLIVARALLGVAGATLMPATLALIRNLFHDPRERSLAVGIWGATASAGTAVGPIAGGFLLEHFWWGSVFLINLPVMIVLVLVGIKLLPESRTAHPGPWDLVSVVLSLVGMIGVVYAIKEAATHGFAWSALAAGLLGAAALYGFVRRQLRLPTPLLDMRLFRHRGFSGAVLADLLTILGLSGLVFFLSQYLQLVQGRRPLEAGLAELPAAVGAVVAGLVAGRVARRFSVRAVVSGGLAAIGLALAALTVLDQSTGYPLLGTALLVVGVGAGFSFTVTADVILSSVPKEQAGSASAVSETAYELGAALGIAALGSIVTGVYRDFTGPAGTPAAAHESLGGAVEAATRMPAHSAATMLDAARTSFVDGLALAAGVGAAVLLAAAAAAWFLLRGQRLEDSGTEHA, from the coding sequence ATGACCAGCACCCTGCAGCCGGCGATGACGACGGAGGCGGTGAAGCGCCCGGGCCGCTGGCTCGCGCTCGGCGTTCTCGTGCTCGCCGTGCTGCTGGTGGCGGTCGACGCGACCGTCCTCGGTCTCGCGACCCCCTACATCAGCGAGGACCTGAAGCCCTCCGGCACGCAGTTGCTGTGGATCGGCGACGTCTACTCGTTCGTCATCGCCGGTCTGCTCGTCTCCATGGGTAGCCTCGGCGACCGGATCGGCCGCAAGCGGATCCTGCTGATCGGCGCGACGGCGTTCGGCGCGATATCCGTGTTCAACGCCTACGCCACGACACCAGAGATGCTGATCGTCGCCCGGGCGCTCCTCGGTGTCGCGGGCGCGACCCTGATGCCGGCCACGCTCGCCCTGATCCGCAACCTCTTCCACGACCCGCGTGAGCGCAGCCTCGCCGTCGGCATCTGGGGCGCCACCGCCTCCGCCGGTACGGCCGTCGGCCCGATCGCCGGCGGGTTCCTGCTGGAGCACTTCTGGTGGGGCTCGGTCTTCCTGATCAACCTGCCCGTGATGATCGTCCTGGTCCTCGTCGGGATCAAGCTGCTGCCCGAGTCGCGCACCGCGCATCCCGGCCCGTGGGACCTGGTCAGCGTGGTGCTGTCGCTGGTCGGCATGATCGGCGTCGTCTACGCCATCAAGGAGGCCGCCACCCACGGCTTCGCGTGGAGCGCCCTGGCCGCGGGTCTGCTGGGCGCGGCCGCCCTGTACGGGTTCGTCCGCCGCCAGCTCAGGCTGCCGACGCCACTGCTCGACATGCGGCTGTTCCGGCACCGCGGCTTCAGCGGGGCCGTGCTGGCCGACCTGCTGACCATCCTCGGCCTGTCCGGGCTGGTGTTCTTCCTCTCCCAGTATCTGCAACTCGTCCAGGGCAGGCGCCCGTTGGAGGCCGGGCTGGCCGAACTGCCCGCGGCGGTCGGCGCGGTGGTGGCCGGACTGGTCGCGGGGCGTGTGGCCCGGCGCTTCTCGGTGCGGGCGGTGGTCTCCGGCGGCCTCGCGGCGATAGGCCTGGCTCTGGCCGCGCTGACGGTGCTCGACCAGTCCACGGGCTATCCGCTGCTCGGGACGGCGCTGCTGGTGGTCGGCGTGGGCGCCGGCTTCTCGTTCACCGTGACGGCGGACGTGATCCTCTCCAGCGTGCCCAAGGAGCAGGCGGGCTCGGCCTCCGCCGTGTCCGAGACGGCGTACGAACTGGGTGCCGCGCTCGGTATCGCCGCGCTCGGCTCGATCGTGACCGGCGTCTACCGCGACTTCACCGGCCCCGCGGGCACACCGGCCGCGGCCCACGAGTCACTGGGCGGTGCCGTCGAGGCGGCCACGCGGATGCCCGCCCACAGCGCCGCGACCATGCTGGACGCGGCCCGCACATCCTTCGTCGACGGCCTGGCCCTCGCGGCGGGCGTGGGCGCGGCAGTCCTCCTGGCAGCGGCGGCGGCAGCGTGGTTCCTGCTGAGGGGCCAGCGGCTGGAGGACAGCGGAACGGAACACGCATAA
- a CDS encoding TetR/AcrR family transcriptional regulator yields MAVDPEQVLRAAAALLTRKSTATMDEVAKAAGISRATLHRHFAGRDALVRALEALGIAECEAALDAARLDEGPASEAVRRLVGAMEPAAGLLAFLYTENQLFEGAEQNAGWALIDDRISALFRRGQLSGEFRIDLTPAWLTEALYGLMASGAWMVHSGKGAPKDFQHMIVELLLGGALRREES; encoded by the coding sequence ATGGCTGTCGATCCTGAGCAGGTGCTGCGCGCCGCCGCGGCCCTGCTGACCCGCAAATCCACCGCGACCATGGACGAGGTCGCCAAGGCCGCCGGTATCAGCCGGGCCACGCTGCACCGCCACTTCGCCGGGCGGGACGCCCTCGTCCGGGCCCTGGAGGCGCTCGGCATCGCGGAGTGCGAGGCCGCCCTGGACGCGGCCCGGCTCGATGAGGGCCCGGCGAGCGAGGCCGTGCGCCGGCTGGTCGGCGCCATGGAGCCCGCCGCCGGACTGCTCGCGTTTCTCTACACCGAGAACCAGCTGTTCGAGGGCGCAGAGCAGAACGCGGGCTGGGCCCTGATCGACGACCGGATCTCCGCGCTGTTTCGCCGCGGCCAGCTCAGCGGAGAGTTCCGTATCGACCTCACGCCCGCCTGGCTCACCGAGGCGCTGTACGGCCTGATGGCCTCCGGCGCCTGGATGGTGCACAGCGGCAAGGGCGCACCCAAGGACTTCCAGCACATGATCGTCGAGCTGCTGCTCGGCGGCGCACTCAGGAGAGAGGAATCATGA
- a CDS encoding aldo/keto reductase produces MPFARLATATTPTCHIGLGLAAVGRPGYINLGRDEDLGEDRSAQALRTRTHELLDAAYAQGVRYFDAARSYGRSEEFLADWLRDRPGLDDIVVGSKWGYTYTADWSTDAEQHEVKDHTLATYERQRAESDALLGDRLDLYQIHSVTPDSPALTDKELHAKLAEAAAQGLTVGFSTSGPAQADAIRAALAVTVDGEPLFRTVQSTYNALETSAAPALAEAHDAGLTVIVKEGMANGRLAGPHAPDVVKDIAERTGLGCDAVALAVILRQPWAGVVLSGAATTNQLASNLHAAVVDLDDDQLTRLATLVEEPSVYWERRAQLPWH; encoded by the coding sequence ATGCCCTTCGCTCGACTGGCAACCGCAACGACCCCCACCTGCCACATCGGACTGGGCCTCGCCGCCGTAGGGCGCCCCGGCTATATCAACCTCGGCCGGGACGAGGATCTCGGAGAGGACCGCAGCGCGCAAGCGCTGCGCACCCGCACCCATGAACTCCTCGACGCCGCCTACGCCCAGGGCGTCCGCTACTTCGACGCCGCCCGCTCCTACGGCCGCTCCGAGGAGTTCCTCGCCGACTGGCTGAGGGACAGGCCCGGCCTCGACGACATCGTCGTGGGCAGCAAGTGGGGCTACACCTACACCGCCGACTGGTCCACCGACGCCGAGCAGCACGAGGTCAAGGACCACACCCTCGCCACCTACGAACGGCAGCGCGCGGAGAGCGACGCGCTGCTCGGCGACCGGCTCGACCTCTACCAGATCCACTCGGTGACGCCGGACAGCCCGGCCCTCACCGACAAGGAACTGCACGCGAAGCTCGCGGAAGCCGCCGCGCAGGGCCTGACCGTCGGCTTCTCCACCAGCGGCCCCGCCCAGGCGGACGCGATCCGTGCCGCCCTCGCGGTGACGGTCGACGGCGAACCCCTCTTCCGTACCGTGCAGTCCACGTACAACGCGCTGGAGACCTCCGCCGCCCCGGCCCTCGCCGAGGCGCACGACGCCGGGCTCACCGTGATCGTCAAGGAGGGCATGGCCAACGGCCGGCTCGCCGGGCCGCACGCCCCGGACGTCGTCAAGGACATCGCCGAGCGGACCGGGCTGGGCTGCGACGCCGTCGCCCTCGCCGTGATCCTCCGCCAGCCCTGGGCCGGTGTCGTCCTCTCCGGAGCGGCCACCACCAACCAGCTCGCCTCGAACCTGCACGCGGCCGTGGTCGACCTCGACGACGACCAGCTGACCCGCCTCGCCACGCTGGTGGAGGAACCGTCCGTGTACTGGGAGCGCCGCGCGCAGCTGCCCTGGCACTGA